A window of Pyrus communis chromosome 3, drPyrComm1.1, whole genome shotgun sequence genomic DNA:
ATCAAACATAAAGTGGAAAAATTGCAAAACAATGTCAATGTAGACAAGTCTAGTTAGTGAGCAAACATTGCAACTAAGAGTTCACAGTAAAAGCATACCTAAAGCTCCGCCATCTTTACCAAGGACAACACCAATGCGAATGAGCACTAGCCTAACATCCTTATTCACTTTGCGGGCAGTTCCTTCCCATTCTCTACAAACCTGAAAAGACTTTTATGTTAGTTGAAGTCATGAAAAGGCTTAGATGTGAGTTAAAGATGAGGACAATTTTGTGCGCAAAAGAGAAGTTGTGACAGTGATAATGTGATATTCCTTCATGGACTGGAAGTTGTATTGGTAATAGAGTGTATATTTAAACAGACTGACAATATGTCCAAAAGTCCATTCTACAACTCATAATAACAGTAGGCACCACAACTATGAAttctaaaagaaaaacataaacataattcaTCTGAGCTGCAATAGCCCTTGGCCAGTGATCCTAAAACTAGAAAACTGAGATTAGATATGATCAAAGTAGTCAGGAATTCTTCTACCTAATCAAGTCTTACCACACCATTGAAATTAGAAAGTTCAATTTTCCATTTAATTATTTCCATcatgtcttttttttatttaaaattaaataaaggtAAAAAGTTCCTCTATCACATCCAAAGGACATGCCAAGAACCTAGTATTTCAATTTCCGGAAATTCAAACCTTATTCAGAAAATTAGTCATCTGCAAACACAAAGCCTAAAGAAGGTTAGGGTAGCATCCCCAAAAGGGTATCAGGACGGTAATCAGTTTGATCCGACTACATTGGCTATGTTGTTGATCAATCTGACTATGCATTCAACATCTATTTAGTAAGACAGTCATTAGTCAGATAATTAAATACTTTCAGAACATAGAAATCTTAGAAGTTCTAACTTCAAAGCATATTGTACAACCTCAATTGCCTTTTCATACATTCTTTTTGAAACTGATTATTCATAAAGCTTACCTCAGCTAAGTAATCATTCCCTGATGGACTTTGCTCATCAAATACTTGTGTCTCACTAGTACCTGAGCATAATGAAtagaaaattaaacaagaaccaaaaaggaaaattatctTAGTAACTTTAAAGAGGCTCCTTAAATTTGAATTATGAATCTCGAGTAATGGAAAATCATATGCCAGCTATGGGGAGATAATAAGTGTTGCTTCAGCACAATGACTATGTAATTACTAAATGGTCTTCTAACTCGGTCTGACATCAGTTTGTATCACTTTAGAACTTTATCAATTATCTATGAACTTTATCGATTAACTAGCAGATCCAAGGACGCTCCAACTCCATGGGGTATTGAAAAGCTCAGTCAGaatctaatgatcccaagaagaataAATTCCACATAAATATCTAAAATGTTTTACAGAGGACTACTagcaaagcaagaaaaataacTGAAACTTCATGCAAACCAAGCAAATACGGTGGCTTAATAGATAAAAAGCATGAGACTGAACGGACCATAGTAACCGACAGCTGTTGCGCTAACCAAGACTGTAGGTCGAACTGCATCTGGTAAATCGTTTATTAAATCTATGACCTTCACAACCAGTTGAAAAGGCCAAATCAGTTTTTGATTAAATAATACTCTTTTTATTAAGAAAAGGAACAAAAACTGGATTTGTATTTTGACAGCCGCATCCACTAATCAGTATAAGAAACAACTACTAACCTTCAAGGTGACCCTAATCCTGCTAGTCTTGATCTCTTTCTTTATCTACAGTCCAATAAGAAGTTAGTAACTTCTAGGCATACATACATATGTTCACTTCTGATATTGAATCAACATGAATCACAAACTGTATGGCCTTAGGCAgcaatattccgtcaattcatGGCAGTTGTTTTTTACTAGTATGAAGTTTAATTCACCACTGGTACCAACCTCAGGAGACCATCTTGTGCTTATGGGCAGTCCAGCCAAATTTACGACACCGGTTGAACCTTGAATGCTGTCTTTCCACTGTGCCTCCTCTGCAATCACAATTCCTGGAAAGTCCTTGACTACAGATGGCAGGAAAAATTTCAAGTGTTAAACCAAAATATCTGTAAAGAAAAAGTATACAGATGACTAGTTATCTCAATATTAACCTGGACAATAAAGCCAACTGTTAACAATGATTCAAGGATTGGGGTTAATTTcataataaacaaatataataaCTTTTATGTTAAGTTACCATGTTCCCAAAAGCTTAAGTATTAGGAAACAAGCGCAACAATGTTATCAAGAATAATTTAACATGAAACACTAACGCTCCTTCTCACATGACGTTCACACAACAACGAACCAAATTAGGCCTTACAGGAGCATAACAGAAATTACCAGAAAACTGGGTATTAATACTAGAACCAATGGCTTGAGGAACAATCTCTCTCCAAACCCTAACTCTATCAAGCATCAAACAACAACACACACTAACAATATGCTTGAAGTACACACAAAATAATTCTTCCTTTAGTTTTTGTGCTGGTTCTTTGGGATGAAGGAGGGGTTGTTGGACAGATATCCAACTATTTAACCAATTCTAAAGAGCGGATTTCTCTAGAAGTTGATTATGGAAAAGTAAACACTAGCTGCTTACATATCAATGCTTTTGATGTAATGAGGAAGTGACCGGTAGAAAGCACTGGTGGAACAATAGAGCAGCTCCTATGATTCACatgaatttgattttctttgtacTCAGAAAATCTAACTTACAGTTTCATTTCACTATTTACTTGGATTCATTGAAACATATGCACACTTACTATTCATAGATTTCaagttaaaattttaagcaaatAGCCAACAGGTGTACATTACCTTCTTACCCGGAAAAATTAACTCAGCCTTTGATCTGGACCGTGTCAAGACACGCACACTATGATTATCTGCATTACAAATTGGATCGAAAGAACGTTCAGGTAGTGAAACTGTGGACATGTAGTATGAGTTTCAGCTTCATAGCAATAAGTATTAGGCAACGTAATCTTAGTTAATGCAACCAAGCAGCACCACAACATTGAATTCATTTGATTTGGTTGTAAATGCACCTTGTTATGCATAAATACTGAAAGATATGCATGTCCCTTCTTGCTAGCTCCAGTAAAATGAGGACCAAATCAAGTCATTGGGAAATAATCAATCCGAGGTGGATGcacgaaaataaaatataaaaacaacaGAATGGAAACACTACATATAAGTCTGCAAGATTTTTTTAATGGTGGAGAAGCAGAATGAGCATAACCTGCATGCAGCCTTTGCACCAATCTTCTCCCGATAAAACCCGTAGCTCCAGTTATTGATACAGTCATCTGATTTGCCTAAGACAGCCTACAAAGAGTCAATATCCAACAGACAAAATGCAACCTATAAATGCTCAAATATATTCATGTGACGTTCCAACTTTTTTAACTACAAACATAAATGCAATCACCCTAAATCATCTGATTTATCACTGATCGTCAAGCACTATGTTATGTCAAAAGGGCTGATGATAAGTAACTTTGCGAAGCCCACTCCCTACAACTGTTGGGCCAAATTGCAATGCAAAGAGGTGGTAAAAGTGAAGTTATTTAACTATGTGGGTTAGTCCAGTTGGTGAGGGCAACGTGTGCCCTCCTTACACCCAAGTTCGAATCCCCTTTTCCCGCAGATTAgaatagtttagaatatcgcttgTGTCAAATATAAAACATATTAAATTCTAGTAAATATTGAATTGACCAAGTAAATTTGTATAGATATGAACAGAAAAGTACGTGTGTGTGTGGAAGGATTAATGTTGAAGAGCATTACCTTCTGGGTTTGATCAGAGGCACACCAAACACTGAGCCTCCGAGTCCCACACTTCTAAAAATCCAGAAAAACAAAGAttagaaacaaaacaaaggagaaaTTGGAGAAGTGGGTAGTGAGATACTCACAGAGAGGGGCAGAGAGACGTGAAGAGGGGTGGAGACAGTGTGGGTCCATGAGAGAGCAGTGGCTCCACAGACCTCCATTGCTGCAGCAGCTTGCAAGCTCTCTCTCCTGCTAAAACAAGATGTTCTGTTTCTCTTTTCTGAGATGGCGGTGAAAGGAAAGGCTAAATCACCGAGTCCGAGTCACCCATAAATGGCAATGTGTTTGATTTCGAACCACACCCAAATTAcccaaaaccaaaccaaccaCCCATTTCCATCGATTGCctcttctcttttgtttttgctcGGTCATCTCCATGGATTTTAGTGACACAATTTTAGAGGAGTGCTATCCGGAgagtttaaaattattataattacgATGTTGTAAATAaacaaaagttagagagataatctTTGATAGGGACAAAtgtaaaatatcacac
This region includes:
- the LOC137729850 gene encoding epimerase family protein SDR39U1 homolog, chloroplastic-like produces the protein MEVCGATALSWTHTVSTPLHVSLPLSKCGTRRLSVWCASDQTQKANQMTVSITGATGFIGRRLVQRLHADNHSVRVLTRSRSKAELIFPVKDFPGIVIAEEAQWKDSIQGSTGVVNLAGLPISTRWSPEIKKEIKTSRIRVTLKVIDLINDLPDAVRPTVLVSATAVGYYGTSETQVFDEQSPSGNDYLAEVCREWEGTARKVNKDVRLVLIRIGVVLGKDGGALAKMIPLFMVFAGGPLGSGKQWFSWIHLDDIVNLIYEALSNPSYKGVINGTAPNPVRFAEMCENLGNVLGRPSWLPVPDFALKAVLGEGASVVLDGQNVLPVRAKELGFSFKYSYVRDALQSIISEKAA